A region from the Aegilops tauschii subsp. strangulata cultivar AL8/78 chromosome 5, Aet v6.0, whole genome shotgun sequence genome encodes:
- the LOC141023252 gene encoding putative disease resistance protein RGA1 yields MLNLNKVGNSIISQLTDETSRIADKQMLHNRLRKQFTGKSILIVLDDMWEEDPDNLNDLMTMLKLGTRRKVIVIVTTRDEAIAKIICGPTVTPYKLEILTDDMCWTIIKQKTGFKDRVDKKQLEGIGMEIAIKCGGVALAAHSLGYMLREMMSDQWESLCENYVTQLLGMSFLQYSKTPLSDRKHDKDATLFTMHDLVHDLTKEILSHQINTEGNKCRYALLTDCSSSLQLSVAFPANIKALHFRDCGKQELCGDAFSPAKCLCVLDLSECFIQKLPDCIGQLKQLRLLYAPRIQDKMIPNCITELSELNYLDLRGSKKISALPELIGDMKALVHLDLSYCYEICKLPVSFAELK; encoded by the exons ATGCTGAATTTGAATAAAGTTGGGAACTCTATAATTTCACAGTTAACAGATGAGACTAGCCGGATAGCTGACAAGCAGATGCTGCATAATCGGCTTAGAAAACAATTTACTGGTAAGAGTATCCTTATTGTTTTAGATGACATGTGGGAGGAGGATCCAGATAATTTAAATGATTTGATGACTATGCTAAAGCTTGGGACCCGAAGAAAGGTGATTGTTATAGTGACTACACGTGATGAAGCCATTGCAAAGATAATTTGTGGTCCTACAGTTACACCATACAAGCTGGAAATTTTGACGGATGATATGTGTTGGACTATAATAAAACAAAAAACTGGCTTTAAAGACCGAGTTGACAAAAAACAATTGGAGGGTATAGGAATGGAGATTGCAATCAAGTGTGGAGGTGTGGCCTTGGCGGCTCACTCACTTGGTTACATGCTGAGGGAGATGATGTCTGATCAATGGGAGTCA CTCTGCGAGAATTATGTCACGCAACTTCTGGGGATGTCCTTCCTTCAATATTCAAAGACACCTTTG AGCGATAGGAAGCATGACAAAGATGCTACATTGTTCACGATGCATGACCTAGTGCATGATCTCACAAAAGAGATCTTGTCCCATCAAATTAACACTGAGGGAAACAAATGCCGATATGCATTGCTCACAGATTGTAGCAGCTCACTGCAGTTGTCTGTGGCTTTTCCTGCAAATATAAAGGCACTACATTTTCGGGACTGTGGCAAACAAGAACTTTGTGGTGATGCATTTTCACCAGCTAAGTGCCTCTGTGTCTTGGATTTAAGTGAATGCTTTATTCAGAAGTTACCTGATTGTATTGGTCAACTGAAGCAGCTGAGGCTCCTGTATGCTCCACGGATACAAGATAAGATGATTCCCAATTGTATCACCGAGCTCTCAGAGTTAAATTATCTCGACCTTAGAGGCTCTAAGAAAATCTCAGCATTGCCCGAGTTAATTGGTGATATGAAAGCTCTGGTGCATCTTGATTTATCATATTGCTATGAAATTTGTAAACTACCAGTATCCTTCGCGGAGCTGAAGTAA
- the LOC141023251 gene encoding uncharacterized protein, whose translation MDSMVTSDQIDSLLDSISTLSNLEHLVLSENSKICSIPESIGNLRKLHTLDLSGCYDLKTLPDSMDQMVSLKVLNLERVTLDELVVSRFNCASSPHFEVHASGDKCSSNIILLRPTNPVELWVDRLENVKSAEEAHDINLIEKQKIEELTLTWTVAVGRFVDAKEVLEKLVPPSSVLKLYVVGYRSVSLPDWLMVLGQLPNLVNLNLYRMEGLEEWNMQHYSGKEGSNELMFPKLERLTIEQCSKLRIKPCLPRAMSLHISGCDTMLSSWEESSSHSGISSTSPLTELNVTESKVAMHEWRLLHHLPALRDLTITGCSDLTTSPQIIHSLSSLKSLCLKSLSQAELPRWLVELTYLQALELNCCRSMTYLPEWLGELISLKNLVIIDCRGIQAMPDSVEQLTKLEHLTVLGCPTLGRWCESKENKTKLAHIRNTVFPADLDLVPLHSAVMNTPGFTKGALRVAVSNLEKTSHSSVYMSMNEEHRVLWLRNFLAEHYYNLTTGGWWYCD comes from the exons ATGGACAGTATGGTCACATCAGATCAAATTGATAGCTTGCTCGACTCTATCAGTACTCTTTCCAATCTAGAGCATCTGGTCTTGTCTGAGAATTCAAAGATTTGCAGTATACCAGAAAGTATTGGCAACCTAAGGAAGCTTCATACATTGGACCTCTCGGGCTGCTATGACCTGAAGACGCTTCCCGATAGTATGGATCAGATGGTTAGTCTTAAGGTTCTAAATTTGGAACGGGTTACATTGGATGAATTGGTGGTATCTCGGTTCAACTGTGCCTCTTCGCCACACTTTGAGGTACATGCTTCAGGTGATAAATGTAGCAGCAATATCATCCTGCTTCGGCCCACAAATCCTGTTGAGCTGTGGGTAGATAGACTTGAAAATGTGAAGTCTGCAGAAGAGGCACACGATATAAACCTGATAGAGAAACAAAAAATTGAAGAGCTAACACTTACATGGACTGTAGCTGTTGGCAGGTTTGTGGATGCCAAGGAGGTGTTGGAAAAACTAGTGCCACCAAGCAGTGTACTGAAATTGTATGTAGTTGGTTATAGGAGTGTCAGCTTACCTGATTGGCTTATGG TACTTGGTCAACTACCAAACTTAGTAAATCTGAATCTCTACCGTATGGAGGGCTTGGAAGAGTGGAACATGCAACATTACAGTGGCAAGGAAGGTTCAAATGAGCTCATGTTCCCTAAGCTTGAAAGATTGACCATAGAGCAATGTAGCAAGCTGAGGATAAAACCGTGTCTTCCTAGAGCTATGTCTTTGCACATAAGTGGTTGTGATACTATGCTATCATCATGGGAAGAGAGCTCTTCACACAGCGGTATTTCCTCCACTTCTCCATTAACTGAGCTGAATGTTACTGAAAGCAAGGTGGCCATGCATGAGTGGAGGTTGCTTCACCACCTCCCTGCCCTCCGTGACTTAACCATCACCGGTTGCAGTGATCTGACCACCTCACCTCAGATCATCCACAGCCTCTCCTCCCTCAAATCATTGTGCCTCAAATCATTGTCCCAGGCAGAGCTGCCGAGATGGTTGGTTGAGCTGACATATTTGCAGGCACTAGAACTGAATTGCTGCAGAAGCATGACATACCTACCGGAGTGGTTAGGAGAACTAATCTCTCTCAAGAATCTGGTGATCATTGACTGCAGGGGGATCCAGGCTATGCCGGACAGCGTAGAACAACTTACCAAGCTCGAACATCTAACCGTTCTTGGCTGCCCTACTTTAGGGAGATGGTGTGAGTCAAAGGAGAACAAGACAAAGCTTGCTCACATCCGGAACACG GTCTTCCCGGCGGATCTGGATTTAGTACCGCTGCATAGTGCTGTGATGAACACGCCCGGCTTCACAAAGGGAGCTTTGAGAGTTGCCGTATCTAATTTGGAAAAAACGTCCCATAGTTCTGTGTATATGAGCATGAATGAGGAGCACCGAGTATTGTGGCTCCGGAACTTCCTGGCAGAGCACTACTATAATTTAACTACTGGCGGTTGGTGGTACTGTGATTGA